DNA from Massilia antarctica:
TTCCAGCTGGAACACGGCTTTCAGGCCGCTGCCGAGATCCTCGACGCCTTTGAAACCGAGCGTGTTATTGGCGCGCTTGCCGATGGCCAGCGATTGGTCGGTACGTTTGATCATGCCGGCATCAACCGTGCCGTAGATGACCACAGACGATTGGGCTTGTGCAAAGCCGGCGCTTGCGCCGAGAAGTGCCAGAGCGACCAGTGATTTTTTCATGTACACGTCCTTAAAAAGTGAATCCGTCGAATCCGACAGTGCGTCGAGTTTTCAATTTCCTGAACACTCGGATTAAGAAACCTTAATTGCTTGGCCATGTGTTGCCGACCATCTTGGTTGATTATGAGGGGTAGAATTGGTTGAAAGCCAATGATTCCAGCAGTGCTGTTGTATTTATGAAACGACACACGGTATTGATGCAGGCAAGAAGACCTGCATTTAAATGAAAAGCTTTCATGTGGTATTCCACATATTCTTACTGACAAGCTTTGTGCGAAATCAAGGAAGTGCCCATCAGCGTCCCCCGCCCGGCGCGCCTGACGTAGACTTTACAACGTCGGCTGCCCCCGCATCAGCCAGGCAAATATTGTATATTGGCAACCAAGCCGGTGCCATGCGGGCTGTAGCAGACTCAGCGGATTGATCTCCTCCACTCAACGAGATGGCATGAACCATGGCAAACCGTGAAGAATTAGCGCTCATCCGTGGCGCCCGCGCCGGCCGCGTCGTGGCCCAGCTCGAATTGGGCACGCTCTATCTGTTCGGCAGCGCGGGCTTGCCCAAAAGCTTGCCGACGGCGCTGCACTGGCTCGACCGCGCCGCCCAGCAGGGCTGCGCCAGCGCCTGCCAGCTGATCGGCACCCATATTCCCTTCGACGTCGCGCTGCAGAGCCAGCGCCCGGTGGCCTGCTGGTTCGGGCAAGCCTTCGAGGAGGGCAACCTGCGCGCCGGCCTGGTGCTGGCCCAGCTGATATTGGGCGGGCAGGGGGGCGAGGTGGCGGGCCCCGCGCGGCGCGAGCAAGCTTTTGCCGCGCTGGAGGCGGGCGCGGCGGCGGGCCTGGCCGAGGCCCAGTGGCTGCTGTCGCAGCACCGGCGCCTGGCCGCCACCCTGGAAGCGCCCGAGCCCGAGCCGGCGCCGGCCGCGCCCGCGCTGCGCCCGGCACCGGCACCGGCACCGGCGGCGGCGCAGGGTGCCGCGCCGCAACGCGCGGCCGACGCGCGCTGGCTGCAGCGCGCCGCCGACAGCGGCATGCCGCAGGCCCAGCTCTCGCAGCTCGACCATGACTGGGAAGCTGGCCTGATGGACGCCTATGCCACCCGCGCGCTGCCGCTGGCCAGGGCGCTGGCGCGGCAACTGGGCGCCAGTCCGCGCGCGCTCGGCCAGCTCAGCCAGGCAGACGTCACCCTGTTGTCGCGCTGCGCCCGGGCGCTGGCCGCCGGCGCGCTGGCGGGCGCGGGGGAGCACGGCGCCGACGAAGCGGAAATCCGCCATTTCTTCGAACTGGCCGCGGCCGAGCACGAAGCCCACGCCCAGATGGCGGTCGGGCTATGGTGCGCGCGCATGCAGGTCGATGGCAAGCGCATCGCGGTCGGCGAAGGATCGGCCAACTTCAAGAAAGCGATCCGCTGGCTGACCCTGGCCGGCAACCAGGGACTGGCCGAAGCCTGGTATGCGCTCTCGCGTATCTATATCAAGCCCGAATTTTCCCAGCGCAATGTGCTCGACGCCCAGCGCTACCTGGAGCGCGCTGCCGAGATGGGTTACCGCGACGCCCAGCTCGAATGCGGCAACAGCGCCTGGCGCGCGCGCCGCGAAAATGAAAACAACGATGTGCGGGCGGTGTATTGGCTGCAAAAGGCGGCGCTGCAGGGCTGTCCGCAGGCGGGGGCGGCCTTGCACAAGATCGCGCCGCGCTGCGAGGGCGCGGCTTACACCGAAACGGGGGCCCTGACCGCGTACGGGCTGGGCAGCGCGCATCCGCTGCTGGCCGCGCGCCTGGAGCTGGCGGCCCTGTTCGGGCTCACGCGTGCCGAGGCGCTGCTGATCGACGTCAAGGCGGCCGACCAGGGGCATTGCCTGGTAATCGATATCCGCAGCAGCTACGGGCGCAGCAAACGGCGCCTGGTGGTGATCGATTCGATGCACGAGCGCCACGCGCTGGACCGCATCGTACGGCTGTTCGACGGCGTCAATTGCGGTCCGGGCGGTCCGGAGGGTAATTACAGGCAGCGCCTGTACCGCCTCAAGACCTTGGTTCCCGAGTCCGAGGGAGCGCATGCGGAGCACGGTGAAGTGGAAGTCTACGAAATGGCCGCCTGAGCCGACGGGCGGGAGCCGGACGGCGAGCCGAACGGCAAGCCGAACGGCAAGCCGAATGGCAAGCCCGATACCGTTGACCTGAGAGTTGAAGCGCGGCCCAAGGGCGGGGCCCAAGGGCGCGGCCCAAGGGCGGGGCCAAAGGGCGCGGCCCAAGGGCGCGGCCGCCAGTCGCGCCAGAACGCGAGGCCGACAGCTAGACCGTGATTTCGCCGTCGAACACCGTCACGGCCGGTCCGCTGAGCATCACCGGCTGGCCATCGCCTGCCCAGGCGATCGACAATTCCCCGCCGCGCGCACTGACGCGCACAGGCGAATCGAGCAGCCCGCGCCGGATGCCGGCCACCACGGCCGCGCACGAACCCGTGCCGCAGGCCAAGGTTTCGCCGGCGCCCCGTTCATACACGCGCAGCCGCACATGATGCCGGTCCACCACCTGCATGAAGCCTGCATTGACCTTGTTCGGAAAGCGCACATGCGCTTCGATCAGCGGTCCGGTTTCCTGCACCGGCGCCAGGTCGAGATCGTCCACCACCTGCACCGCGTGCGGATTGCCCATCGACACGACCGAGACGAATACCGTCTTGCCGCCCTGATACTTGATCGGCAAGGGCCACAAGGTGTCGCGCCCCTCGGCCCAGCCGCCCAGGCCGGCCGCATCGAACGGCACCTGGGCGGTTTCCAGCACCGGCGCCCCCATGTCGACCGTGATCGTGCCATCGGCTTCCAGGCGCGGGGTGATGACACCCTTCATGGTTTCCACGCGGATGCTGGTCTGGCGGGTCATGCCCTTGTCGGTCACAAACTTGACGAACGCGCGCGCGCCGTTGCCGCACTGCTCGACTTCGCCGCCATCGTTATTAAAAATCCGATAACGGAAATCGCATTCCGGATTCTGTGCCTTTTCCACCACCAGGATCTGGTCGGCACCGATGCCGAAACGCCGGTCCGCCAGGCGCTGCCACTGGGTGGGCGTGAAATCGACTTGCTGGCTGATGGCATCGATCACGATAAAATCGTTGCCAGCGCCATGCATCTTGGTAAATTTGAGTTTCATCTTGTCAGTATATCCCTGGCGCGATTATTTTTTCTCGTAAGGCGAGGGTTCGCCCGGCGGACGGGTCTTGAAGCGCTTGTGCGTCCAGAAATACTCGGCCGGCGCCTCGCGCACCCGCTCCTCGATAAACGCATTCATGCGCCGCGCCGATTCCACGATGTCGTCGCCCGGATAGTCCTCCCACGCCGGGTAAAACCTCACCTTCCAGCCCGTGTAATTGGGCAAGAACGTCGCCACCACCGGAATCACCTGGGCACCGGTGGCCGCCGCGAGGCGTCCGGGCGCGGTCAGGGTGGCGGCGGGAATGCCGAAAAACGGCACGAAGGCGGCATCCTTGTCGCCGAAATCCATATCCGGCAGCATGAAATAGGGCAGGTTCTCGCGCATGGCGCGGATGATCGGCTTGACGCCCTCCTTGCGGGAGAACAATTTCACCGGCCGAAAACGAGCGCGTCCCTTGCGCAATACCTCGTCGAACACCACATTTTTCTGCGGCACATACATCGAGCACACATTCAGTTCCAGCATGACCGCCATGCCGGCCACGTCCAGGCACACGAAGTGCGGGCACAGCAAGATGGTCGGGCGGCCCTCGATCTGTGCCAGCGGCACACCGGGCTCGACGTGGATCAGGCGGCGCAGGCGCGCCTTCGGCGCCCACCACAGGATGGCGCGCTCCCACACGCTGCGCGAATACGACTGGAAATGCTGGCGCGCCAGCACCACCCGCTGCGCCTCGGACAGTTCCGGCATGCACATGCGCAGATTCGTCAGCGCGATCTCGCGGCGCTTCCTGAGCACCATGAACAGCAGGCTGCCCATGCCCGTGCCGATGCGTCCCAGCACCGGCAGAGGCAACCAGTGCATCAGCCACATCAGACCCAACAGAAACTTCATGCTTTCTCCCCTGCATCCGGAGCGGCCACGCCGCCGGGCTGCTTGTAACGGTTATAACTCCAGAAATACTGGGCCGGGCAGCGCGCGATCAGCTGCTCCATGGCGCGGTTGATGGTGCTCGCCTGCTGGACGGCGCTGCCGTCGAGTTTCTCGCCGAACGGCACGAAGCGCACGATGAAACCCTGACCGCCAGGGCGCCGCTCGGCATACACCAGGATGATCTCGGCATTGCCCATCTGCGCCAGCTTGGCCGGCAAGGTCATGCTGTAGGCCGGGCGTCCGAAAAACGGCGCCCACACGCCTTCGCCCTCCTGCGGCACCTGGTCCGGCAGCACCCCGATCGGCTCGCCGCGCTTGAGGCACTTGGCCAGGATCCGCACGCCCGACAGATTGGCCGGCGCCAGATGCAGATTATGGCGCGCGCGGGCGCCCTCGATGAGCGGCTTGAGGGCCGCCTGCTTGGGCGGACGGTACATCACGGTCAGCTTGGTGCGCAGCGCGATCTGCTGGGCGGTGATCTCGAAACAGCCCAGGTGTGGCGTGAGAAACACAATGCCGCGCCCGGCGTCGAGGACCGACTGGACATAGTCCCAGTTCTCGTCGGTGGCCAGGCGTGCCACTCTATCGGGCGGCGCGCACCACACGAAGGCCAGTTCGGTGATCGACTTGCCGGACTCGGCGATGGCGGCCGACAAGTGCCGGCCGAAGCCGGCCGCGCGCAGATTGGTGCGCATCAGCCTGCGGTAAGAAGGGGAAGCAAGATACGCGAACCAGCCCAGCGCGGCGCCCATGACATGCAGGACCGGCAGCGGCAGCTTCGATAAGGTACGGAACAGGATTACTAACATGGTTTTGACATCGTTCAAAAAACGGCTAGTTGCTTAGCCAAAATTTCTCAAGGAGCGTAAAATACCACGTATGCAGGATCCGCCGAGTTAATAGACAACTTGCGAAGCGGAATATAAATGTCGCTAAAGCGTCGCAGGCAACCCGGTTACTGCGACTTCAATTCCAACCAGTAACAGGAGCATTGCATGTCAAACGACTACCTCTTTACGTCCGAATCCGTCTCGGAAGGCCATCCAGACAAGGTTGCCGACCAAATTTCCGACGCCATCCTCGACGCCATTCTCGAGCAAGACCCGAAAGCGCGCGTCGCCGCCGAGACTTTATGCAATACGGGTCTGGTGGTGCTGGCCGGTGAAATCACCACCCACGCCAACGTCGACTATATTCAGGTCGCGCGCGAAACCATCAAGCGCATCGGCTACGACAACACCGACTACGGCATCGACTACCGCGGCTGCGCCGTGATGGTTTGCTACGACAAGCAATCGCCCGACATCGCCCAGGGCGTCGACGAAGGCGCCGGGCTCGACCTGGACCAGGGTGCCGGCGACCAGGGCTTGATGTTCGGCTACGCCTGCGACGAAACGGCCGAGCTGATGCCGGCCGCGATCCACTACGCACACCGCCTGGTCGAGCGCCAGTCGCAGCTGCGCAAGGATGGCCGCCTGCCGTGGCTGCGTCCGGATGCCAAGTCGCAAGTGACTTTACGCTACGTCAACGGCCGTCCGGTGGGAGTCGACACCGTGGTACTGTCGACCCAGCACGCGCCGGAAGTGACGCACTCGCAGATCGAAGAAGCGGTGATTGAAGAGATCATCAAGAAAGTGCTGCCGGCCGAATGGCTGCACGGCACCCGCTACCTGGTCAACCCGACCGGGCGCTTCGTGATTGGCGGTCCGCAGGGCGATTGCGGCCTGACCGGTCGCAAGATCATCGTCGACACCTACGGCGGCGCGGCGCCGCACGGCGGCGGTGCGTTTTCGGGCAAGGACCCATCCAAGGTCGACCGTTCCGCGGCCTACGCGGCGCGCTACGTGGCCAAGAACGTGGTGGCGGCCGGACTGGCGCGCCAGTGCCAGGTGCAGGTCAGCTATGCGATTGGGGTGGCCAAGCCGATCAACATCACGGTGTACACCGAAGGCACGGGCATCATTCCCGACGAAAAAATCGCCGCGCTGGTGATGGAGCACTTCGACCTGCGTCCGAAAGGCATCGTCCAGATGCTTGATTTGCTGCGTCCGATCTACCAGAAGAGTGCGGCGTACGGCCACTTTGGCCGCGAAGAGCCGGAATTCACCTGGGAGCGCACCGACAAGGTCGCCCTGCTGCGCGCCGAGGCCGGCCTGTCCTGACGCGACATGTGCGAACCGCCAACGTCCGGCGGTTCGCAACCCCACACCGGGGTCTGACCTCTGATTCGAAACATTTCGAATCAGAGGTCAGACCCCGGTTGTCGTTTGTCGTCGATTTTCTCGTGGGGCAATGAGAGTACTGTCGCATTGCTGCTAAATGCGCACGAATCTCGCGAAACAGCCCCCTCCAATGCCGGGCTTCAGCGTCCCATTCTCCCATTCCACAGCCACGATGCCGCTACGCCAGATTCCCTCGCCGGGGTCTGACCTCTGATTCAAAATGTTTCGAATCAGAGGTCAGACCCCGGTTGTAGGAAAGCGAGATGGGACTGTGGGATTTCTACCGGGGGCGAAATTTGGCTGGCGCAACTTGGCGTTAGCGGCTAAACTTCTTCGTTCCGAGGAGCGTTGCGACGAAATTCCCATTTCGCCAGGCTCGGAAATCCACCGCAACTGCGCTCACGTTACTTTTTTCTAACTGAAAGGAGGGCGTGATGAACGCCGTACTCAAATCTTCGCAAGACTTCCACATCGCCGATCTTTCCCTCGCTGCCTGGGGCAACAAGGAAATCAAGATCGCTGAAACCGAAATGCCCGGCCTGATGGCCATCCGCGAGGAATT
Protein-coding regions in this window:
- a CDS encoding tetratricopeptide repeat protein codes for the protein MANREELALIRGARAGRVVAQLELGTLYLFGSAGLPKSLPTALHWLDRAAQQGCASACQLIGTHIPFDVALQSQRPVACWFGQAFEEGNLRAGLVLAQLILGGQGGEVAGPARREQAFAALEAGAAAGLAEAQWLLSQHRRLAATLEAPEPEPAPAAPALRPAPAPAPAAAQGAAPQRAADARWLQRAADSGMPQAQLSQLDHDWEAGLMDAYATRALPLARALARQLGASPRALGQLSQADVTLLSRCARALAAGALAGAGEHGADEAEIRHFFELAAAEHEAHAQMAVGLWCARMQVDGKRIAVGEGSANFKKAIRWLTLAGNQGLAEAWYALSRIYIKPEFSQRNVLDAQRYLERAAEMGYRDAQLECGNSAWRARRENENNDVRAVYWLQKAALQGCPQAGAALHKIAPRCEGAAYTETGALTAYGLGSAHPLLAARLELAALFGLTRAEALLIDVKAADQGHCLVIDIRSSYGRSKRRLVVIDSMHERHALDRIVRLFDGVNCGPGGPEGNYRQRLYRLKTLVPESEGAHAEHGEVEVYEMAA
- a CDS encoding LpxL/LpxP family acyltransferase is translated as MKFLLGLMWLMHWLPLPVLGRIGTGMGSLLFMVLRKRREIALTNLRMCMPELSEAQRVVLARQHFQSYSRSVWERAILWWAPKARLRRLIHVEPGVPLAQIEGRPTILLCPHFVCLDVAGMAVMLELNVCSMYVPQKNVVFDEVLRKGRARFRPVKLFSRKEGVKPIIRAMRENLPYFMLPDMDFGDKDAAFVPFFGIPAATLTAPGRLAAATGAQVIPVVATFLPNYTGWKVRFYPAWEDYPGDDIVESARRMNAFIEERVREAPAEYFWTHKRFKTRPPGEPSPYEKK
- the dapF gene encoding diaminopimelate epimerase, whose amino-acid sequence is MKLKFTKMHGAGNDFIVIDAISQQVDFTPTQWQRLADRRFGIGADQILVVEKAQNPECDFRYRIFNNDGGEVEQCGNGARAFVKFVTDKGMTRQTSIRVETMKGVITPRLEADGTITVDMGAPVLETAQVPFDAAGLGGWAEGRDTLWPLPIKYQGGKTVFVSVVSMGNPHAVQVVDDLDLAPVQETGPLIEAHVRFPNKVNAGFMQVVDRHHVRLRVYERGAGETLACGTGSCAAVVAGIRRGLLDSPVRVSARGGELSIAWAGDGQPVMLSGPAVTVFDGEITV
- the metK gene encoding methionine adenosyltransferase gives rise to the protein MSNDYLFTSESVSEGHPDKVADQISDAILDAILEQDPKARVAAETLCNTGLVVLAGEITTHANVDYIQVARETIKRIGYDNTDYGIDYRGCAVMVCYDKQSPDIAQGVDEGAGLDLDQGAGDQGLMFGYACDETAELMPAAIHYAHRLVERQSQLRKDGRLPWLRPDAKSQVTLRYVNGRPVGVDTVVLSTQHAPEVTHSQIEEAVIEEIIKKVLPAEWLHGTRYLVNPTGRFVIGGPQGDCGLTGRKIIVDTYGGAAPHGGGAFSGKDPSKVDRSAAYAARYVAKNVVAAGLARQCQVQVSYAIGVAKPINITVYTEGTGIIPDEKIAALVMEHFDLRPKGIVQMLDLLRPIYQKSAAYGHFGREEPEFTWERTDKVALLRAEAGLS
- a CDS encoding lysophospholipid acyltransferase family protein → MLVILFRTLSKLPLPVLHVMGAALGWFAYLASPSYRRLMRTNLRAAGFGRHLSAAIAESGKSITELAFVWCAPPDRVARLATDENWDYVQSVLDAGRGIVFLTPHLGCFEITAQQIALRTKLTVMYRPPKQAALKPLIEGARARHNLHLAPANLSGVRILAKCLKRGEPIGVLPDQVPQEGEGVWAPFFGRPAYSMTLPAKLAQMGNAEIILVYAERRPGGQGFIVRFVPFGEKLDGSAVQQASTINRAMEQLIARCPAQYFWSYNRYKQPGGVAAPDAGEKA